From the Micromonospora lupini genome, one window contains:
- a CDS encoding DNA polymerase ligase N-terminal domain-containing protein — MARVDPAFVLHHHRRPRPHFDLRLEENGVLRSWAVPRGLPDSPRDNRLAIAVPDHHLDHLTYEDADKSIADIGTWEEHDRTDRRMLFTLHGRSGRRRYALIRTGEGWLLHLTKEQPSG; from the coding sequence ATGGCAAGGGTGGACCCGGCTTTCGTCCTGCACCACCACCGCAGACCACGACCGCACTTCGACCTGCGGCTCGAGGAGAACGGTGTGCTGCGCTCGTGGGCGGTTCCCCGTGGCCTGCCGGACAGTCCCCGCGACAACCGGCTCGCCATCGCGGTGCCTGACCACCACCTTGATCACCTCACCTACGAGGACGCCGACAAGTCGATCGCCGACATCGGCACCTGGGAGGAGCACGACCGCACCGACCGCCGGATGCTGTTCACGCTGCACGGGCGATCCGGCCGCAGGCGGTACGCGCTCATCCGCACCGGCGAGGGGTGGCTGCTGCACCTGACGAAGGAGCAGCCGTCGGGCTGA